A DNA window from Trypanosoma brucei brucei TREU927 chromosome 11 chr11_scaffold01 genomic scaffold, whole genome shotgun sequence contains the following coding sequences:
- a CDS encoding glycosomal membrane protein, putative: MSEFQRFVKLLEQTDGRDKILKAFSGVFKALGSLDTCQSRSSAFGAVGKSIGDARCLLRMAKWVGDVPKMQNTIQDCRAKGKVNMKEVLKFLRVLCNFLYVLGDNVAFVARYNLLALRHKSIHLKAKTAQFWGFFLAAVLDVVALYGALQKRASDPATSKKEMKAALISFVKDASDTLVTMAFVGYLREVWRPSATTSGALTAVAGGVATYLNWNKIK; this comes from the coding sequence ATGTCTGAGTTCCAAAGGTTTGTTAAGCTTCTTGAGCAGACAGATGGCCGCGACAAGATTCTAAAGGCATTTTCTGGTGTCTTTAAGGCACTTGGCTCCCTCGACACCTGTCAGAGCCGCTCAAGTGCGTTTGGCGCCGTCGGGAAGTCTATTGGAGACGCCCGTTGTCTCCTTCGTATGGCGAAGTGGGTGGGTGATGTGCCCAAGATGCAGAATACCATTCAGGATTGCAGGGCAAAGGGCAAGGTCAACATGAAAGAGGTCTTGAAGTTCCTCCGCGTGCTGTGCAACTTCCTCTATGTGCTCGGCGACAATGTGGCCTTCGTCGCCCGCTACAATTTGTTGGCTTTGCGGCACAAGAGCATCCACCTAAAGGCAAAAACAGCGCAATTCTGGGGATTCTTCCTTGCCGCTgtgcttgatgttgttgcccTTTACGGTGCGCTTCAGAAGCGTGCGAGTGACCCCGCCACAAGCAAGAAGGAGATGAAGGCAGCACTTATCAGTTTCGTAAAGGATGCCTCGGACACCCTCGTAACAATGGCCTTTGTTGGTTACCTCCGTGAAGTCTGGCGACCCAGCGCGACAACTTCTGGAGCTCTCACTGCAGTTGCTGGTGGTGTTGCAACGTATTTGAACTGGAACAAGATCAAATAG
- a CDS encoding histone acetyltransferase, putative — MASLAAKKDGGDINGGPSEEEDQLQQLLGTSCCVNLSDSTVKRGFLLEVRYLWLPRLLSGNGTTGVAPQLYGFVRIKDADHRISGWFPIDCIDLKETGGANGATSCGSSYPTNSAAYNSMVVAKSKITHPIISPVYREVTPGMVRTRREGKQLDFFEERLLRDCRTPTTVRYFIYLCKFAFPPWYYAPYGMLNREYDPLAPLSDAEREALRFTEGSTNESIDTNPFIRDAYLCPFSLRIYSTFEQMQHETLRYRAGHLHPPGLEIYRDDTRGFSMFEVNGSRHVTYCRHLFLLGKSFLENKLAGHDVHNYYFYVVCLHHRHYPHYTDDTSAMYFVGYFTWEKQVTDNNLACIVTLPYFMGGGASSGQQNDLSDDRGPVGADTASREGDTPKLGHFGQFMIAASYELAYRRKNVGSPEKPLTDLGAAAYDRYWKRVLIKWMHTLLEGNAAAITVDDDAGDDGQSVTIVVAHENEAKMAAPGALKRPRPGTTDGSGCAEAVRGARVAEGDTLVDTTVRSIAKQVRLEEADVLRTLLQMGVLHLNAEDRSMRVVIPVSFVNREYGKMKKWAHDMTRAEFDPKLLTGRGGPAWLVNTPSPRRHNQHQS; from the coding sequence ATGGCGTCGTtagcagcaaaaaaagacggAGGTGACATCAATGGGGGCCCGTCTGAGGAAGAGGATCAGCTCCAACAACTCTTAGGGACTTCTTGTTGTGTTAATCTCAGCGACTCCACGGTGAAGCGTGGTTTTCTGTTGGAAGTGCGATACCTCTGGCTGCCCAGGTTGCTAAGTGGTAACGGCACTACTGGTGTAGCTCCACAACTCTATGGGTTTGTGCGCATAAAGGACGCGGACCACCGTATTAGTGGCTGGTTCCCCATTGACTGTATTGACCTTAAGGAAACTGGAGGGGCTAATGGAGCTACGAGTTGCGGCAGCAGCTACCCTACGAACAGCGCAGCTTACAACTCAATGGTGGTAGCAAAGAGCAAAATCACGCATCCCATAATTAGTCCGGTATACCGGGAGGTTACACCGGGAATGGTACGGACCCGCCGTGAGGGGAAGCAGCTCGACTTCTTTGAGGAACGCCTCCTCCGCGACTGCCGGACTCCCACCACAGTGCGATACTTCATATACCTGTGTAAGTTTGCCTTTCCTCCCTGGTACTATGCGCCTTATGGTATGCTGAATCGCGAATACGATCCTTTAGCACCTTTAAGCGACGCAGAGCGGGAGGCGTTGCGTTTCACTGAGGGGAGCACCAATGAAAGCATTGATACTAACCCTTTCATTCGAGATGCTTACCTTTGCCCGTTCTCCCTCCGTATATATAGTACCTTCGAGCAGATGCAGCACGAAACCCTAAGATATCGCGCTGGTCACTTGCACCCCCCCGGACTTGAGATTTATCGGGACGACACCCGTGGGTTTTCCATGTTCGAGGTGAATGGGAGTCGTCACGTCACGTACTGCCGTCACTTGTTCTTGTTAGGGAAGTCGTTCCTTGAGAACAAGTTGGCCGGACATGACGTACACAACTACTACTTTTATGTTGTGTGCCTTCATCATCGGCACTATCCACACTACACGGATGACACCTCCGCTATGTATTTTGTTGGGTATTTCACATGGGAGAAGCAGGTGACTGACAACAATCTGGCATGCATCGTCACTTTACCATACTTTATGGGTGGGGGAGCCTCATCGGGACAACAGAATGACTTAAGCGATGATCGCGGCCCAGTTGGGGCAGACACTGCCTCCCGTGAAGGGGACACACCCAAATTAGGTCATTTTGGGCAATTCATGATCGCTGCGAGCTACGAACTGGCTTACAGGAGGAAGAATGTTGGCTCCCCAGAAAAACCACTCACAGACTTGGGAGCAGCTGCCTACGACCGCTACTGGAAACGTGTTCTCATAAAGTGGATGCACACGTTACTGGAGGGTAACGCCGCAGCAATTACCGTTGACGACGACGCCGGTGATGATGGTCAGTCTGTAACGATTGTGGTGGCCCATGAGAACGAGGCGAAAATGGCGGCCCCGGGGGCCTTAAAGCGACCGCGTCCCGGCACCACTGATGGGAGCGGCTGCGCGGAGGCGGTGCGGGGTGCACGTGTGGCCGAGGGAGACACCCTGGTGGACACAACCGTTCGGAGTATAGCCAAGCAAGTACGGTTGGAAGAGGCGGATGTGCTGCGAACTTTGTTACAAATGGGTGTTCTTCACCTTAATGCAGAGGATAGAAGTATGCGCGTCGTCATCCCCGTCTCTTTTGTCAACAGAGAGTAcggtaaaatgaaaaagtggGCACATGACATGACGCGCGCTGAATTTGACCCCAAACTGCTCACTGGCCGTGGCGGGCCTGCCTGGCTTGTTAACACACCATCGCCGCGTCGGCACAATCAGCACCAGAGCTGA